The DNA window AGCGCGGACAGCGCCAGTGCCATGCGGCGGCTCCTGATGAAGTCAGCAGGGCCCTGGCCGAAATGCTCCTGGCATAACCGCTGCAAGGTCCGCGGGCTCAGGGCGCAGGCCCGACTAAGACTCAGGGCATTCAGTTGCGGGTCGCCGAGGTGGCGCGCCACATGCTCGCGCACCCTGTCCAGGGCCGGTCTGCGGTTGCTCCGAACGCTGGGGGCCGCGCCCATCGTGCAGGCGCTCAAGGCCGCTCGGTAGAAATTGATGCCGTCGGACATGTAGGCCAGTTCGCCCAAGGTGTCGCGTTGAGGACTACGGGCTGCCAGCAACGCGGTCGCGCTGCCCAGCACCTGGGTATCCGGTTCGAGAAAGCGATGTTCCAGATGCTGTGACAGCGAGTCGCTGCCCAGGCCCGTGCCTCGTTCTTCCCGCAGAGGCCAGCGGGGGGCGATCGAA is part of the Pseudomonas sp. ABC1 genome and encodes:
- a CDS encoding helix-turn-helix transcriptional regulator is translated as MTVNLYPGDFRIGVYNEEVPTSLAPSERRLTPKQMFMLLLNGHQKFCIDDQEFTLSTEERQRPVAMMIRLEKNSTLKMLECRGRPFSKVAVSIAPRWPLREERGTGLGSDSLSQHLEHRFLEPDTQVLGSATALLAARSPQRDTLGELAYMSDGINFYRAALSACTMGAAPSVRSNRRPALDRVREHVARHLGDPQLNALSLSRACALSPRTLQRLCQEHFGQGPADFIRSRRMALALSALRDQSASVSQAAFIAGYSSPSNFSTAFKREFGFSPRLVLRSCPGPC